The following proteins are co-located in the Phragmites australis chromosome 10, lpPhrAust1.1, whole genome shotgun sequence genome:
- the LOC133930567 gene encoding uncharacterized protein LOC133930567, with the protein MDAGGGAAAVAGGLDDADGAFFSRRGHRCCGCFWAPAWRSSSPHARRAGAEWWHGVGEGSGGGAARQRWWRRGVDALMKVREWSELVAGPRWKTFIRRFRRHPRHGTGAGAGGKLNYDPLSYALNFDEGHCTSPEGGDYRGYRDFSARFVAPLGSAKSSMDLGGRDAPPLFLHHPQPHSPRPPPAAAALRG; encoded by the coding sequence ATGGACGCCGGCGGAGGCGCAGCGGCTGTGGCGGGTGGCCTCGACGACGCGGACGGTGCCTTCTTCTCCCGCCGCGGGCACCGCTGCTGCGGGTGCTTCTGGGCGCCGGCGTGGCGTTCGTCGTCCCCGCACGCCCGCCGCGCGGGCGCGGAGTGGTGGCACGGCGTCGGGGAAGGAAGCGGAGGAGGGGCGGCGAGgcagcggtggtggcggcgcggGGTGGACGCGCTGATGAAGGTGCGGGAGTGGTCGGAGCTGGTGGCGGGCCCGCGGTGGAAGACCTTCATCCGGCGGTTCCGCCGCCACCCCCGCCACGGCACCGGTGCGGGGGCCGGCGGGAAGCTGAACTACGACCCGCTCAGCTACGCGCTCAACTTCGACGAAGGCCACTGCACCAGCCCCGAGGGCGGCGACTACAGGGGCTACCGCGACTTCTCCGCGCGCTTCGTCGCGCCGCTGGGCTCCGCCAAGTCGTCCATGGACCTCGGCGGCCGCGACGCGCCGCCTCTCTTCCTCCACCACCCGCAGCCGCACTCCCCGCGCCCGCCCCCGGCCGCTGCCGCGCTGCGAGGCTGA